The Eleginops maclovinus isolate JMC-PN-2008 ecotype Puerto Natales chromosome 18, JC_Emac_rtc_rv5, whole genome shotgun sequence genome segment ACATGTTGGACAATTTGCACAGTTAGCATAAGAGGCATTCAATAGCATTAATGCCACAATGGCTGATTTGAACAATTTTGGAGcgttttgggggttattgaagagtccatttctgacattttcaggatcaacaAGAAAAAGGGCAATATTTGTAATCTCTGTGGGCTTAGGGCTTATTTGAAAAGaattgtccacagtagagaTGAGAATGTTCCTCTtgtcctctctgtctccattGGTCACAACACTACTCATGGTAGTCAAGATCAGTGCAATTATAAAGTCCGTATATTGGAGGGAGGGTGCTGTTGTACCTGGCATTCAACAGCAGGAGGGGTTCCTCACTCACTTTAAACCAGAGCACAACTGAGGGTCTGTGTTCGTCTGGAGTTCCACGAACGTTCAAACCTGGATCCACGTCCATTATTTCTCAGTTCAACGCCACTtggctgtttttgtgtgtctttaagGAAGAGTTATATTCATGTTGGTCATTTCTTTTGACCCTAACCATTACCCACTTACAATTTGAATTTCCCTATGAAGTGATGATACCAACATCCCACTGTAGATGGATCAACAGTGGGGGCTTGTTTTCTTCACCCATACTTCCTGTTTGACGTTCTCCCCGGCTGGTTTAccaaatgctgctgttttaaaatgccAGAAGCGCAGCAGAGACTTGAATCGTTTATGTTCATCCATTTTGCTTTTCATCTCCTCCAGTTTCTTgaccctctgtgtgtctccctTCTCGTTCATCATGCCGATCAGGAAGTCCAGGTGTACCAGAGTGGCCAGGGAAACCACCTTCAGGGCGATCTCATCCAGTCTGACGACATGTTGGAAAGACTCTTCCAGCAACTGATCTTTTTCGTTCTGCAGGTCTCTCATGGTCTTCTGGAGAGTTTCCAAGAGGCTTGCTGACTTCTCAGTGTCTTCTCTACCCTTCTCATAGATCTCTTTCATCTGACGTTTGGTCTTCTTAACTGTCCTTGTCTTGCTCACATATTTCCAGTGTGTTTTCAGATGACTTGGAACTCTGCACTCATCATCACATTTagtgcattgttttttcttcacgTGTTTGGATTCATGACATTTCCAAGTACACACGGTGCAGTAGAGCTCATTCCTGTGGCCTGATACACTGCATGTTTTGTTGCATGTTGTGCATTTGTATTGCATGACCTCACAAAAACTTGGATTCACGGCCACGGTGCATGGATAGTGACAGTTCTCCTTACAGACTTCACAGCAGACAGCTCCCCCATAGTTCAAACCTAACGCCCACCATCTGCTCTCATCGATAGGTACTTTACATTTATAGACTTCATCAACTTCTATTTTGAAGTCCTCgtttttcttcatgtcttcTTCGTGTTTCTTCAGAGCGTCCTGAGTCTgtttcatctctctctgtttcccgtCAATGAACTGAAGCCTCTCCTGTATGTTGTGGATGCAGGCTGTCAGTCTGATGCGTGAATTCAGCACTTCAACGGTTGTGATCAGGTTCTGAGGTTTGGTATTTTTCAGGAAATCTGAAAATTGATCAATTTCTTCTGTTGTTGATTCCCAAGAATTCTTTAGAGCGTGATCATTTCTcttatttctctctgttttctggttgttattaaacatgaaatgaacaGGCCGATCCCTCTCGTCTTTTGCACACCTAATATTTGCATCTTTCAGAGCTTGTAGAACATTTTCAGGTGTCAGAAAATCTGAGTGAGTGATGAGGGCCACGATGTTATTCTCTATGTCTTTTCCAAACAGAGACAACACTGAGTCAAAGACGTACCTCAGTCGGTCACTCAGTCGATTGTCACTCGCTTTCAGcaccagacacactgcatcGATCTCATGGACTCCATCCCTGGAGCGGAACAAGTCCAGTAATCTTTCACTGACGATGACATCTCTTCACTCCCTTCGGTATCTCCGAACCCGGGAGTATCGATGATGGTCAGAGAGAAGGGCAGAGTTTTATCTTCAAGACCGAAGACCTCGTACATGATCACGTCTGAAGTCTGACTTTCTGTTtgactcttcttctcttcctgtacGATCTGAAAACAGACATCGTCCTCAAACTTCACCCCCATGGCGTAGTTAATCAGAGCGTTGATCAGAGTTGATTTTCCTGCGCCTGTTTCCCCCACGAGCAAGATGGTTTTGTTTATCTTGGTCGGATCTTTTTCACCGAGAGTCAGTTTTCTGATAGAGCCGATGTTCTTTGCTTCTGGTTTCAGCCGGTGGACAGAAGGAGATCCTGGAAAGATCTGAACTTTGGATTTgatgttttcatattttggtGAGATATTCCTGTAGAGAATTAAAGACATTAGCTCAAAAACTGCTGAATATAGAGAAGAAATACCACTTACGCTTACAGTCAATCACTTGTTTGCTAAAATGTTTGCTATACAGGACATTAACAGTTCTCCTACTGTATGGTAGTGTTCATACTGGGACCaccctctgtaaaataaacacaggacTTGTGCTCCTATTGCAGGAACCAATAACTCAAAAAAGTGTCTGAATCTGTTCGATCTAACTCGCTGATAAGAGATTTTTCTGTAGATAAAAGAGCTAGTGGAGCCTTGAGGTGAGGTCCTTTATTGCCACAGTACATCAGGGTATGGGCAGAGGTGTGTACTTGTGAAATGAGGCCATAAACACTCTTAAAGTAGAGCTGGGCAATGGATcgatatttttattgtattgtgaTGTAAGACTAGACTTTGTCACGATGCACACATCAGTGTACTTGCCCGCAGGGTGAACCCAGAGTTGTTGAGTCCTCCAAAGTTTTAGGATAGGAATGTATAGTACAGGGTCCCCGGGACATAGAAACTGCTAATGCTAACTTGCATGTTGgacaatttgcacaattagcataagttgcgtCAATAAAAATGAATGGCATTGTAGCCTATGTGGACAGTAGTTGAAAAATAATGGCTTGGCCAAATTGGACAACTGCTGAGTGGTTTGGGGGTTATTGAACTGCCCTTTTTGAGTCTCAGGATCAAAAAGAGCAGTTTTAAGCGGCCATGTTTTtactctctgtgggctgattttgatcATAGGCAGTGTTCCGCtcattggatatagagagcaccAGATGAACATCATTAccttattttcaaataaataagcaatcagTCCCGTCCAATGGATCCAAAGTATACAGGGAGTACACATATGTCCATTTTCTGGTTAACAATGTCAGGAATGGACTCAGCATCCTCACTACACCCCAAAACCATTGTTTAACTACTCTCCACATAGACCTTAATGGTAACTTATGCTAATGGTGTAAATTGCCTAACATCTGCAGGTTAGCAtctatgtgctggagacccctACTCTACATTTCTAACATGAAACTTTGttgtactcaacatttccgggttcacaaCAGGACTCTATGAGGTGCAAACACACTTCTTCTTGGCAGAACCCATGAGGTGAACTGGCCCCCCTCCAGCAACCAGTTCCTGCTCTATCTGGTCCGATCGGCACTATGACAAGACTGAAAACCAGCAAGGAGACATGTTTCCAGGGAAGTAACCAGAAGCCTTTTCCTCACTCTAATTGCACTTTGTAGTTGTCTACAGACTCACAGTTCAGTGTGAAGCATCACCTCACTGACTTTCAGAGtaaactgaaacacactgtTACTCACACTGCCATGTTGACTGGTttacagcagctttaagacggAGCAGCCAATGAGTTctggaggaaagagaaacatttgagTTACCAACACAGATGTTAAGATCACAACAAATAAAcccgtctgtccgtctgtccgtctgtccgtctgtccgtctgtctgtctgtctgtctgtctgtctgtctgtctgtctggttACACGGACGGTTATTACTTCAACAGCTCTCAGTTCTGCTGTGAAATCAGATTTACTGTATTCTCTCCATTTGGAGAATCCAGCCTTGAATCTCAGATCTCTGACACATTTCATGACTCCTGTCTCAAAGAGCTCTTACCTGTGTTGCTGGTCTctgaggatgaggaggcagagACCAGGGAGCGTTTTCTAAATATCAGCAGGGGGGTGTGGACGCTTTCTGGTGACATGTTTCCCAGAAACTGTCACTAAACTTTACAGTCCTGAATACTAAATGCTGCTGTAGCCGGTGAGATATGATAAGAAGCACTTACGGTAAATCCGAAATGAGGCCATAAACACTCTTAAAGTAGAGCTGGGCAATGGATcgatatttttattgtattgtgaTGTAAGACTAGACTTTGTCACGATGCACACATCAGTGTACTTGCCCGCAGGGTGAACCCAGAGTTGTTGAGTCCTCCAAAGTTTTAGGATAGgaatgtatagtacgggtccccGGGACATAGAAACTGCTAATGCTAACTTGCATGTTGgacaatttgcacaattagcataagttgcgtCAATAAAAATGAATGGCATTGTAGCCTATGTGGACAGTAGTTGAAAAATAATGGCTtggcctgtctgtctgtctgtctgtctgtctgtctgtctgtctgtctgtctgtctgtctgtctgtctgtctgtctgtctgtctgtctgtctgtctgtctgtctgtctgtctgtctgtctgtctggttACACGGACGGTTATTATTTCAACAGCTCTCAGTTCTGCCGTGAAATCAGATTTACTGTATTCTCTCCATTTGGAGAATCCAGCCTTGAATCTCAGATCTCTGACACATTTCATGACTCCTGTCTCAAAGAGCTCTTACCTGTGTTGCTGGTCTctgaggatgaggaggcagagACCAGGGAGCGTTTTCTAAATATCAGCAGGGGGGTGTGGACGCTTTTTGGTGAGATGTTTCCCAGAAACTGTCACTAAACTTTACAGTCCTGAATACTAAATGCTGCGATGAGATATGATAAGAAGCACTTACGGTAAATCTGAACCTATAAATCCATCAACATTTATGAGGACTGAAACAACTATTTTGAATTACAGTCAAAAACAGTCCTGCAGTGGACCCGGACGTGTGGAGAACCCCAACGTttaatgatagaaatgtatagaaGGGGTCCCCGGCACATAGCCGGATGAATTCTTGGCTATTTGCACAATTATCATAAGTAGCAATaactagcattagcattagcattagcattataGCCTATTGACAATAGTCCAAAAATGGCTTGGCCGAGTTGAACAGCTTTGTTGTGGTTGTGGGGGTAGTGAGGAGGCAGAATCCATTTCTGAGTAGctcagaataaaacatttagtttttaccGTAAAATGCCAATATTTGGGACGATTTTGATGGATTTTTGGTCGATTTGGAAGTTTTAGCggactctggatcatttggattggacagattgcttgttgatttgaaaataaattgtctACAGCAGGGATAATAATGTTCatcttgtgctctctatatccaatcTCTACTCATGGTGGTTAAAATCAGCCCACCGAGAATACAACTCTCAGGTGGAAACTACAAtttctgatcctgaaaatgtcagaactggattcagcatcctcaataacccccgAGAGCACAACACAACTGTtcagaagacatttttaaattattgtctGCATGCTTTAggctaaaatgctaattaacGCAACTTGTcctaattgtgcaaattgcccaacatatgcaggttagcatccggcagtttctatgagCTGGGGAACCCGTACTACACATTTCTATCAGAAACCTTTCCTGGCAGCAAGGCTAAAGCTACACCCAGGAAGCAGCATGGTGAACCCGTAAGAAGAGCTGAGTGCAGGGTTTCCTATCTCAGCCATAAAGCACAGATAGAGGTTGATGACATGATGGACTAGAAAGAGCATTTTCATCCGACCCGTTTACAGCCGGGAACGCTCTGATGGTGCAGCTCGTTTGACCCTCCGTCGGGTCTTTCTGTAATCACTCAGTGTTTCttagtttctgtgtttttatatttcagagtGTTTAGTTTACTTGATCTTTTCGCTTCTTATTACAAGAAATAACTCCTTGATTgcattactttttactttactctCCAGCAGGAACGCTGGCTCTTCATTCATTCACTCCTCAGCTGCATTAATCAGCTGGGTGCTCTCTCCTAACCAATCACAGTTCACctcaatctccagcagccaatcatcgtgCTGCAGTCAAACTTTGAACTCTGTAGTCCTTTCTCCTGCGGCCGGCTGGGATTTCAGGTGTTcatgcagcccccccccccccccccctaaagtaatatatatttatatagaatacactttaaataaaaggcCTATTGTGTTCATTTACTACTTTAATATTCATTAATAACAATGAATGTTTGTTTGATAACCCTTCATTTATATACATACATGTtagttcatatttattataGATAGGATTTAAATAATAGGCTAACTATGTGTTCATTATGTGTTGTATGTCCATTAAAAGGGACATCATTTGGTGTTCTTTCTATAGGTTAGATAACTTATGTATACTTATTAATATAAATTGTCctctgaataaaaacagacGTATTAAAGGTTTTATTAAGCATCACATTAGTAACAGTcaggaataaaaacaagaccCACACGTTTCCTCCTGCATGTTTGAATAAGTCTGAGGATTCAAGAATAACATCGTTAATGAAGACGTTTCATTATGAATGAGGTTATTTAACAGCAGTGGGACCGACTCTGCTGCACGGTGAGTCGGTCCTCTTCAGTCTTCTGTAGAATACAGACATAAGAACATTTTTCAGTCAGAGAAAGGGTTTTTAAGCCCATTTAGTTTGGAGAAAGGTCCTTATGACAAACCTTCTTCCATAAACAATTGATATCTGATGATAACgtttaaatacaaattcaagacaacatttggacatttttagtggttattttgacatcattttgagatattacatttattttttaccaaatcAGTATTTTGAGACACTGCTGGTGGAAACGGAGTCCCGCAATTACACTCTGTAGATGTAAAACACACTGATAGCGTCTAAAATCCATGAGAAACATTAAGGTAGCTCTGCAGAAGCCACACATGAAACCCCTTTCTGAACACAGGGAGAAACACATGAACTAAAACTCAATAAACAATAACTGTGACGTCCTTAGAGGGCCAAACAGCAGAGCCTCTTAGTGATGAGCTTCGACCTCAGACTGAATAAGAGCTTCCAGAGGAGATGTGCTGATCCAACACAGACAGAAGCGGCTCTCACTGACCTGAGTTATTCACATTTGAAACATCAGTAAGACAAACAGCTGTGAGAGCTTTCAGTAACTCTATTCAAAAGACTTAGGAAATATGCTTTCTTAGAGTCAGCACgcgttagcctagcttagcatgaagTTATTATGGGTTAGGGCGTCACGTACATGTGAGTTATGGTTACCTAGCACATAAACTGAAATGTATCAAGATgttcccagtctgctctgattggttagctggccggctctgttgtgattggtcaacagattagagaagtcccgccccttagcctatcatgtgtTGGTgggctagccaataggagcgcgagcGTCAAAgaggaattttaaaaaagagtccaatggagggaacacagggattttgagcctttgcagaccattaacatgcactaagAACTACAGGACAGGGACACCCCAGGGGGCCTCTTTAAAGCCCGATCCATCAAATACTTTGGAATATTATTGGCGTCCTTCCTTTGTTCCACAAGCCTCTTCAGACGCCTCATGATACACACTTTTCCAACTCAGTGGTgaatcagaataaaataaagtggtTCCGTACACAAATGCCTTTACAAGAGGCAAAACCAAAAAGGAGAATCTCAGATTACATATTTATCAAACTGAGATGATCTGCGTGTTTCTGTCGGATGACCAAATTGAAGATTTGAACGGTTGTGTCTCGATGACATCTTACACACAGTTTGCCCAAATCAGTCGAAGCAGCTGGGATTTGACGACAGATGGAACAACCAAACAGCCTTTTTCCTTTAGACAGCTAACGAACATCTTTAGCACTTCGATTACAAATTAGCAGGGCGCCTGTTAACTAAGTCTGCTCAcgaacaaagtacattttctccGGATGGTCCGCCTGTGAAACGCTCGTTCAAAGTATTGATTACAGCGAAACCTTCTTATGGAACTCTGTAACCCCGTTTGTTTGCTCCATGCAAGTGGATGGACGCGCGCttaatttgcttttctttcttgcAAAATCTTCAAGATCGCTTGAAATCTGAATGGAAACATGACCTTAGTGAAGGCTGTTAAAGCTAAGGAGTAACAGATAATGCAGGTATTGAAATGAATGTCTCACCTGACAAACCCAGGTGACCAACCACATGTAACTGATATTATAAAGAATACACTACACAGTATTTCCATCTATATGTTTCTGCACGTTTTTAACGAGTAGCCGTCAGTCAACTTTTCTAAACGTTAATATGAATATCGTCTCTTAACCAGCCTCTGTTTCCGGGTCTGCAGTCCAACGGGCTTCAACTTTCTGTCATTGTGTCGTCTTTTTAACACTGTTCACCGtttctcctcctcgtcctcttcctctcttctcctgcttttcctcttcttcctcctcctgtccctCGCGGCTGAACTTCCGTCTGCTGAGTCTCTCGGGGTCGTGGGACGCCATGTCGCTGAAGTCCCGGAAAATATCCTGAAACGTCTCGTCGTCTCCTGAGCAAAACAATCACAGATTTATGTggagataatgtgtgtgtgtgtgtgtgtgtgtgtgtgtgtgtgtgtgtgtgtgtactaacgAATAGCTCCAAACACTCCCTCTGAGTCTCTCATCTCTTCGTTCATCCTGGCCATCCGGAGTCTGAAACATTCAAAccagtgtttatgctaagctaggctaaccacgCTCAATCTGTTCATTTTTGCGTTCAGGGCGATGACTCACAGCGTGACGATGTCAGCGTTGGCTGTTTCCACGGCGATGGCCAATGGGTCCTGCCCCCTCTCGTCTACTGCGTACTGATTGGCTCCTCTCTTCAGAAGCAGACACACCTGactgcagcagccaatcagaacaaAGGAGGTTATCATACTTTATTCAGAGCCTTTATTTAGAGTGTgaccggtgtgtgtgtgtgtgtgtgtgtgtgtgtacccggTGTGTCCCGCGGTGGCAGCAGCGTGGAGCGCTCCCTGTCCTCGGAGGTCTCGGTGGTTGACGTTTGCTCCGTTAAGCAGCAGGAACTCACAGGCCAGCAGAgacccctacacacacacacacacacacacacacacacacacacacaccttaaccGGAGTTCTGTCTTGAAAGCAGGCGAGAACTTTCATTATTATGATGAATATATTTCCTGCTCACCCCGATAGCGGCGCCTATCAGAGGCGTTcgcccccctccctcctcgCCGATGCTCCCGTTGACCTCCGACCCCTCGGCCAACGCCGCTGCCATTGCAACCAGATCCCCCGCCATCGCCGCCCTGTACAGACGACGTCCGGCCTCTGCCTTACCGGGACCTGCAGCGAAAGGAGAAATCAAATCTAGATAAAAATCTGGATATTTTTTCTCaatggattcttttttttctccagatatttagatttgaaattaaaaaatccCAAACATGTCTTTCATAATATCTCAAATATTTTATCCAGATATTCTGACTTTCATTATCAAATATTGAAGCTTTAatttcagatttgtttgttttgcaaaatatttcaaacattttctctcAAAAAAACTGTTTCCTATTTCCTCTAAATATTCAAAgcctttttcttcaaaaaactgaaaatgattgaTAATTTTTCTCTGATATTTAGAGTTTCATCATTAAAATATTGATCAGTTTTATTAACAATATTCCcgtaaaagtatttatttattttgttaaatgattTTTCTCAACAGAACATAAACTTCTTTCTCCAATTAATAAGATATTTGGTGAGAAAATTcacaaaagtattttatttctaaaaaaaaaaggaaattctttcaaataataaaatgttttccttaaaatatatttttttattcctcaAATTTcgatttttaattaaaaaaattcaccaaaatattcaaattaattCCTCAACTAAACTAAAAAGTTGGTCCACATTTTTTCTACATATGTTGTCCCAAATATTGAGActtttataatgaaaacattgaaGCTGATATTTTTAGACTCTtcctgtgaaaaacaaaattctgtcaaacatttttttattatttgtccgAACATTTTTCTCAAGATGTTGGAGCTGTGGTCTTCAGATATTCAGACTCTGCTGTAACGTTACAGCAGAGTCTGAAATCTATTTTCCTCTGCTGGATTTCATAGTGGATCAACATTCAGGGAGGAGAATATATTCATATAGTTAATGATCCATAACCTCGTTCCTGCTGGACTCACCGGCTCCATCGGAGCTGCTCTGCACAAATCTCTTCTCCACATACTTCTCTTTGATCCACGTCTCTTTCTCTGACCTGAAACCAAGACGAACATCCTTATTTTATTCCTCATCATCACACAAACCCCCCCTGAAGGATGTGAGGCGCTGACAGAAAGGCAGGGTGAAATAAAGCCTTTCTGAGGCCCGGActgagagagaaggaggtgaataAAGAAGAGACGTTGGGTTCACCTCGGGCTGTCGGCTCTGGGTTTGACTCGACCTTCCTCCAAACAACGAGCCTCGTAGATCCTGTTCACGACGTTATTACCCagaacacacagcagctgaggagggggggggggggggaggtcgaggaggtgaggaagaaaacttctttcaaattaaataatacagtgtgtgtgtgtgtgtgtgtgtgtgtgtgtgtgtgtgtgtgtgtgtgtgtgtctgttaccTTCAGCTGTTCTGCCTCCCAGGAGTCCAGAGTGAGAGACCTCACCTTGGACAGGTGGACTCCCAGActcctggaaacacacacacacacacacacacacacacacacacacacacacacacacacacacacacacacacacacacacacacacacacacacacacacacacacacacacacacacacacacacacacacacacacacacacacacacacacacacacacacacacacacacacacacacacacacacacacacacacacacacacacacacacacacacacacacacacacacacacactacagtgtATATTACATACACGTTACATAAGATACTGCAGTACTCTGTGTATATATACtgcagtactctgtgtgtatatACTGCAGTACTCTGTGTATATATACTGCAGTACTCTGTGTATATATACTGCAGTACTCTGTATACTCTGTGTATATATACTGCAGTACTCTGTGTATATATTCTGTGTATATATACTGCAGTACTCTGTGTATATATTCTGTGTATATATACTGCAGTACTCTGTGTATATATACTGCAGTACTCTGCGTATATATACTGCAGTACTCTGTGTATATATACTGCAGTACTCTGTGTATATATACTGCAGTACTCTGTGTATATATACTGCAGTACTCTGTGTATATATTCTGTGTATATATACTGCAGTACtctgtgtactctgtgtgtagAACCCACCGGTGGATCCCGGAGCACTGGATGCACACGGTGACTCCCAGGTTGATGGAGGCCCAGCGAGGCTCCTCCTCCCCACAGTCGCAGCAGCGCAGGTTCCCGGGGCCCCGGAGGGCCAGGCCCAGCACCGTCTGTCTCTGAGGGGGGGGCCCGGGGGAGGAGTCTCCCCCACTCTGGAGAGGAGGCGACTCCTTaggctgcagggaggaagagatgtGGGGACAGTTTAATGACTCTGCCTGCACCTGAGGGTCTGCACCTGAGGGTCTGCACCTGAGGGTCTGCACCTGAGTGTCTGTTCTCTGCCTGCACCTGAGTGTCTGTTCTCTG includes the following:
- the LOC134879915 gene encoding LOW QUALITY PROTEIN: uncharacterized protein LOC134879915 (The sequence of the model RefSeq protein was modified relative to this genomic sequence to represent the inferred CDS: inserted 1 base in 1 codon), which codes for MAVNISPKYENIKSKVQIFPGSPSVHRLKPEAKNIGSIRKLTLGEKDPTKINKTILLVGETGAGKSTLINALINYAMGVKFEDDVCFQIVQEEKKSQTESQTSDVIMYEVFGLEDKTLPFSLTIIDTPGFGDTEGSEXDVIVSERLLDLFRSRDGVHEIDAVCLVLKASDNRLSDRLRYVFDSVLSLFGKDIENNIVALITHSDFLTPENVLQALKDANIRCAKDERDRPVHFMFNNNQKTERNKRNDHALKNSWESTTEEIDQFSDFLKNTKPQNLITTVEVLNSRIRLTACIHNIQERLQFIDGKQREMKQTQDALKKHEEDMKKNEDFKIEVDEVYKCKVPIDESRWWALGLNYGGAVCCEVCKENCHYPCTVAVNPSFCEVMQYKCTTCNKTCSVSGHRNELYCTVCTWKCHESKHVKKKQCTKCDDECRVPSHLKTHWKYVSKTRTVKKTKRQMKEIYEKGREDTEKSASLLETLQKTMRDLQNEKDQLLEESFQHVVRLDEIALKVVSLATLVHLDFLIGMMNEKGDTQRVKKLEEMKSKMDEHKRFKSLLRFWHFKTAAFGKPAGENVKQEVWVKKTSPHC
- the zgc:162872 gene encoding BAR_ACAPs and ArfGap_ACAP domain-containing protein isoform X2, producing the protein MESLLDFEECVKDSPEFRLKLELFEADVNVLETHLDKVMKLCGKMVEAGQVYNAANQLFLSGLAELSMFHQKDSVINNCLNQFNQGLQEMISFHTILFDQTQRAISQQLTNLCTQFLPQLLDTRREFLRIGGDLDSAALKNSQVSRHRAPDAERASHLLLATRKCYQHFALDYCLQLNTFKTQQRLDVLNSGFDLLRDLEPTMKTMAAQLSQLSADCTAKRKELENTHLLVQQRDASGEPLVVPCPGSENTIQGYLFKRSRRKTKTWKRCWFSIRDNQLIYRKSHKEAAVVLFEDLRLCAVKPLENIERRFCLELLSVQKCCALQADSEEVKQSWLGAVQASIDLAYRQRTDTQPKESPPLQSGGDSSPGPPPQRQTVLGLALRGPGNLRCCDCGEEEPRWASINLGVTVCIQCSGIHRSLGVHLSKVRSLTLDSWEAEQLKLLCVLGNNVVNRIYEARCLEEGRVKPRADSPRSEKETWIKEKYVEKRFVQSSSDGAGPGKAEAGRRLYRAAMAGDLVAMAAALAEGSEVNGSIGEEGGGRTPLIGAAIGGSLLACEFLLLNGANVNHRDLRGQGALHAAATAGHTGQVCLLLKRGANQYAVDERGQDPLAIAVETANADIVTLLRMARMNEEMRDSEGVFGAIRDDETFQDIFRDFSDMASHDPERLSRRKFSREGQEEEEEEKQEKRGRGRGGETVNSVKKTTQ